Below is a window of Planctomycetes bacterium MalM25 DNA.
CCGGCGGCGCGGCCGTTGTGACCGTTGCGACCGGACCGGGCTCGAAGCTCGGCGATGGCAGGGGCACGCCCCCGACCGGCGGCTGAGGCGTGGAGGGCGACCGTTCGGGCGCGGCTTGGGCCGGGACAGCGGCCGGTTGCTCCGCCCTCGGCTTGGGGGGCCAGGGGAAACTCTGGGCCAGCGCCAGGGTCGCCACGGCCAGCACGCCGAGGATCGCCAGTAGGCTGCGAGGGACGCCGGTTTCGGGGCGCATCAGGGGGCTCCTTCCTAAATGATGTCGCGGTCGGGGTATCCACTCATGACGAACACCCCCGGTCTCGACCGATTCTAGACCGCGAACGCCACCCCATCCACACGGCCGCATCGTGCCTCGGGACGCTTTCCAAACGAGGCGGGGCCGTTTAGCTTTGGGCGCAAGCCGTCAAAAACTCCCACCCGCGACGCCCCGCCCGGGGCCAGCCCCATGTCGACGCCCACCGCCACGACCACCCCCGCCGACCGCCAAGCCGCCGCCCAGGAGCGGCTCGATTGGGCCCGCGAGATCGCCCTGGAAGCGGGACAGCTCACGCTGGAGCACTTCCGCTCCACGACGCTCGGCATCGACTGGAAGGGGGACGGCTCGCCCGTCACGGTGGCCGACCGGGCCGCCGAGCAGCACCTGCGGAAGCGGATCGAGGAGAAGTTCCCGGCCGACGCCATCCTCGGCGAGGAGTACCCCGAGAAGCCCGGCGATTCGGGCTACAAATGGATCCTCGATCCGATCGACGGCACCAAGCCCTTCATGCACGGTGTGCCCCTCTACACCAACTTGGTAGCGGTCCTAGAAGAAGCGAGTGGCGAGCCGATCCTGGGCGTGATCAACGCCCCCGCGTCGGGCGAGACGATCCACGCCGCCGTCGGCGGGGGCGCCTGGTACCAGAACGGCGATGCCGAGCCCTACCGGGCCCAGGTCTCCTCGGTCGAGAGCCTGTCGGACGGTCTCTTTCTGACCGGCGACGTTGCGGGGTTCCGCACTGACCGGAAGGAGGACGCGACCGACGTTTATTTCGCCCTACAGGACACGGCCCGCATCTCCCGCACCTGGGGCGACGCCTACGGCTACATGATGGTCGCCATTGGCCGGGCGGAGGTGATGATCGACGCCGCCATGAGCCTCTGGGACGCGGCCTGCCTGAAGCCGATCCTGGAGGAGGCGGGCGGCACCTTCACCTGCTGGAATGGCGACCCGACCGTCCACGCGGGCGAGGGCGTTGCGACCAACGGGCGGGTTCTGGAAGAAGTTCTCACGCAAACCCGCGGTAAATAAGCCGACCGATTGCCCCCGAGCTGCCGAAACGCTACTCTGTGCGATTCGCCGCTACGGATAGACGGCGACCGGTGGGGAGATTCCCCGGCGAGACCCCAAAACACACCAGTGGGCCGCCCCGAGCGGCCCGACTGCAAACCAGCTGGCCGCCCGAGCGGCCTTACACTCCGAAGGCAGACCGATGGCTCGCGCTTGTGAACTCTGTGGCAAGGGACCGCAGATGGGCAATCAGGTGACCACCCGTGGTAAGAAGAAATACCTGGGCGGCGTCGGCACCAAGATCACCGGCCAGACGCGACGGCAGTTCAAGCCGAACCTGCAACGCGTGAAGGTCACCGGTGCGGACGGCCAAGGCCGCTACTTGCGTGTCTGCGTACAGTGCATCCGCAGCGGCGCCGTGGTCAAGAAGGTGCGGAACGCCCCGTTCCAGGTTCCCGCGAAAGCCTGAGCGTGAACTGAAACGGTCCCCGCCATGGCCATCTCGCAAGAAGACGTTGAGCGGGTCGCCCTCCTGGCGCGCCTGGAACTCGACGCGGACCAAGCCGAAGCGCTCACGCCACAGCTGGCGGAGATCGTCGCTTACGTCGATCAACTCTCCGAGGTCGACACCGAGGGCGTCGAGCCGATGGCCCACGCCCCGCTCGCCGGCGGAGCCGAGCTGACCAACGTGCTGCGGACCGACGAGGTCCGCCCCGGCGTGACCCACGAAGAGGCCCTGGCGAACTCGCCCCGCCACGACGGCGACGGCTTCTTGGCGCCCGCCGTTCTCGGCGACTGATCGCCGCCCTCCCCTTACCCGCCCGTAGACGATGGCCGACGCCTCGCCGCTTGACCTGTCGGCCGCCGAGCAGCTCCGCCGCCTGACGGCGGGCGAGCTCACCTCGGTCGAGCTGACCCGCGCCTACCTCGACCGCATCGCCGCGGTCGAGGATCGCGTCGGGGCCTTCCTCCGCGTGACCAACGAACGGGCCCTCGGGCAGGCGGCCGCCATCGACCAACGCCGCGCCGCCGGCGAGTCGCTCGGCGTCCTCGCCGGCCTGCCGGTCGCCGTGAAGGACGTCCTCTGCGACCGGGGCGAGATCACCTCGTGCGCGTCGCGGATGCTGGAGACCTTCCGTCCGCCGTACGACGCGACCGTGGTCGCCAAGCTCAAAGCCGCCGACGCTGTGCTGATCGGCCGCACCAACATGGACGAGTTCGCCATGGGCGGCTCGACCGAGAACTCCGCCTTCCAGCCGACCCGTAACCCGTGGGACCTCGATCGCTCGCCCGGTGGTTCGAGCGGCGGGGCGGCGGCGTGCGTCGCCGCGGGCGAGGCGCCCCTGTCGATCGGCACCGACACGGGCGGATCGATCCGCCAGCCCGCCGCGCTCTGCGGCATCGTCGGGCTGAAGCCGACCTACGGCCGCGTCAGCCGCTACGGCCTCGTGGCGTTCGCCAGCAGCCTCGACCAAGTCGGCCCGTTGGCCCGCTCGGTGGAAGATGTCGCGCTGCTGTACGACGCGATCGCCGGGCACGACGAACGCGACTCAACTTCGGCGCCGACCGAGTTCACTCCCACGGCGCCCACGGTGAACGAGCCACTCAAAGGCCTCCGCGTCGGCGTCGTGCCGGAGCACTACACCGAGGGGCTCGACCCGGAAGTCCGCGCCGCGGTCGAGGGGGCGATCGACGGCTACCGCGATCAGGGCGCCGAAATCGTCGAGGTCGAGCTGCCGCACGCGAAGTACGGCGTGGCGACCTATTACGTGATCGCCCCGAGCGAGGCCTCCAGCAACCTGGCCCGCTACGACGGCCTGCACTACGGCCGCCGCACCGACGAGCAAGCGATGCTGGCCGAGCTCGCCGCGGAGCGCAAAGCGGCCGCCGAGTCGGGCGACAGCGCGGCGGCGGCGAAGATCGACTCGGCCCTCGTCCGCATGTACCGCAAGAGCCGCAGCGAGGGGTTCGGCCCCGAGGTCCAGCGCCGCATCATGCTGGGCGCTTACGCCCTCAGCGCGGGCTACTACGACGCCTACTACTTGAAGGCCCTGAAGGTCCGCCGCCTGATCCGTCAGGATTACGACAAGGCGTTTGAAAAAGTCGACGTGATCGCCGGTCCCGTG
It encodes the following:
- the hisN gene encoding Histidinol-phosphatase translates to MSTPTATTTPADRQAAAQERLDWAREIALEAGQLTLEHFRSTTLGIDWKGDGSPVTVADRAAEQHLRKRIEEKFPADAILGEEYPEKPGDSGYKWILDPIDGTKPFMHGVPLYTNLVAVLEEASGEPILGVINAPASGETIHAAVGGGAWYQNGDAEPYRAQVSSVESLSDGLFLTGDVAGFRTDRKEDATDVYFALQDTARISRTWGDAYGYMMVAIGRAEVMIDAAMSLWDAACLKPILEEAGGTFTCWNGDPTVHAGEGVATNGRVLEEVLTQTRGK
- the rpmB gene encoding 50S ribosomal protein L28, producing MARACELCGKGPQMGNQVTTRGKKKYLGGVGTKITGQTRRQFKPNLQRVKVTGADGQGRYLRVCVQCIRSGAVVKKVRNAPFQVPAKA
- the gatC gene encoding Glutamyl-tRNA(Gln) amidotransferase subunit C, with protein sequence MAISQEDVERVALLARLELDADQAEALTPQLAEIVAYVDQLSEVDTEGVEPMAHAPLAGGAELTNVLRTDEVRPGVTHEEALANSPRHDGDGFLAPAVLGD